The Terriglobales bacterium genome includes a window with the following:
- a CDS encoding cytochrome c, with the protein MKKTLIAVGLLAALVALPMAAWAEGAADVYKAKCQMCHGEGAKGKMAGTHDWSSAEIQKMSDADLTKTILDGKPPKMPAQKGKLTDAQVKEMVSYIRSLKK; encoded by the coding sequence GTGAAGAAGACACTCATCGCAGTGGGGCTGCTGGCGGCACTGGTCGCGCTTCCGATGGCGGCCTGGGCCGAGGGTGCTGCCGACGTTTACAAAGCCAAGTGCCAGATGTGCCACGGCGAAGGCGCCAAGGGCAAGATGGCCGGCACTCATGACTGGAGCTCGGCCGAGATCCAGAAGATGAGCGACGCCGACCTGACCAAGACGATCCTCGACGGCAAGCCGCCCAAGATGCCGGCGCAGAAGGGCAAACTGACCGATGCGCAGGTGAAAGAGATGGTGTCGTACATCCGCAGTCTGAAGAAGTAA